Genomic DNA from Lactuca sativa cultivar Salinas chromosome 8, Lsat_Salinas_v11, whole genome shotgun sequence:
TGCAAAGGAAGGAGAAAAATCAGATGAAAAGATAAACCAAATGCTTACTAATTTGACCAAGGAGAAAAATCTGTGAGATTGTATTCATTCATTAAAGACTTTCATCGTACCTCAAATTTATGAACTTCAAGCCTCGAATTTCATATCAAGAAGTTGAATTTTTTACGAAATTCTGGATTGTTGACAATATTCAAATAAACCTGGAAAAATGTAATTGTAATTATAAAAAAGTTAAAGAATATAATATGTAGTAAATGATAACATATTTGATGTTATAATAATTCAATTTATAATAAATGTACTACAATTAATTTtctaaatattttcataaaattatGGTGTTAATACACTAAACCAATTGATTGTTATATTggtaaatttattaatttattcatTAATATTACATACTATGTAAATATATTATCATCTGGTACTAGAATATACAATCACTtcattgtttttgaaaaaaaagtgaATAAACATTTACATGCATAAATACCGTCAATGGCAATTTATATGTGATATGCCACATGCAAAGCCTATGAACCGATTGTGGGAAGACAATTATAACGATTTTCTTCATTGTCGGGTCTTGGTCGGATAAAACCAACAATTGTTTGCAAAAAGCTTTAAGAAAAGATTTCAACAACCATATATAGGAATCAATAACACACCTCTTGTGATAATCAATTCCAGTACAAAGAACAAAAACCATATGGTACCTGTAAAAGTATTTGAATTAATATATGCAtgaataataaacaaataaatattaaattacaaTCATATACAAACCATTAGTTCGAAAAGTAGCATCGAAAGAAACTACATCACCAAACTCTTTAAAATTGATCTTGGATGTTTCATCTGCCAGAAAAGAGCATTTAACTGCTTATTCTCAACTCAATAGTCAAAAGAAAATTTCTTAACACTCTTTTCTGTTATTCAGCTTATCCACTAGCATCTAAGCATCACTACCACCTATGAAGCAATTAAGATCCCCCATGTAATTATTGAAGTCATCAATTAGGCCTCCTACAAAATTGTATCCACCAAGAATACTTGTATAGAGCCTATGAGCTATGATTGTACCAATATTTTGATTATACATTAAATCGATTTTTGAGTCCAAAGTATTAACAGGAGATGTATTTAGGAGACCTTGGTTATTACGTACAAGATATTTCATGTACAATATTCCACACTTTTTGTTTGTGGTCTTTCTAACATCAAAATCTCCTGCACATGCATATTTTCTGTACATCTCTTCAATTGCATGATCAGATGGGTATTTAAGGTCTTTTATTGGCTTAAGCTAGGGATAGTAAGAATCCAATAAGATTTACCGGCTATTACCAAATGTTGATCAATACAATCACTTGTTCTCTCTTTACATGATTCAATGTGACATCCAAAAAGGCACAAGTTAATAACAGAGTATAAATcacaatttaataaattaaataaaatgaagtatgaattgtCAATGAACTCTAAGTGTGCGACAACTAAAAAAGATTTTGATAGTATACAAAGACTATGCAAATCATGTAATGTGTTTGAGAATATTTTACCGACAATaagtataaaaaaaataacataccAGAGATTTGCATTCTTTCAGAAATATTTTCAGCAAATGTGAACTCCCCTTCATGGTGGTGATCCATAGTGTCTGACATTTTCGATTGAGGGATTATCATCATTAGTTGAAAATTTTTCATCATCTCTTGACAAGAATTCATCATCGATTGAGGCAGTTTCATCTTCATTCATATCGTTTATATCATCAAAATCGTTAGAGAATGACAAATCCATTCATGGATTCTTATGGAATAAAAGAATTTTCTAGATTTGAGGACAACCTTGAATGGAATATACGTTTCGTAAATGTTTGTTACTAATGATCATAGTTATCGATAGCGAATAGCGGTAAACAGCGATGGGTCACCTATACGCTACGTAGCGAATAGCGGTAAATAGCGACCGTTATTTCGTATTTAGCGATAGGTatacaaatattaaaaatatatattatgtaaCTATTATAGCTATTATAACCAATAAATAAGCAAACAAACAATTAAACTAGCTAAATAACTTAACCAAGTTAGTTTTTTAGACATGTTTGTAGCTGATTGTAATCAACTAAAAGTTAGTTTTTAAACATAAATAACAAAAGGCAAGTCTAAACTCAAAAACCCAAATCAAATATCATCTAGATCTTCACAGACAAGCTCATCATCATCTTGAACAGATGACAGCTCAAAATCTTTATAAGCAGCTACATCATTTTCTTCCTCACACAAGTTATTGTCATCATCCTCATCTATTAAACATCTTCCTCTGGAGCTCGATGCGGACTTGTCAATAGCCCCCCTATTCCTGCTTCTTGTAGAATAAGGTGGCTCACATGCCCCAACAGCATCTGCAACTTGACCCCATGTTAAATTCTCACCCTCGAAGACTGGGGcatcttcctcctcttcttcgcCTCCCATCAACCACTCAGTCGGATCTAGAACATTTGCATCGTCCAATATAATTGGGTCAATCATATCACGCATATTGTACCACCTTCTTAAAGCCCGATTATACTTGATATAAACAAGGTCATTCAACTTTTGTTGCTCTAGCCGGTTTCTTTTCTTAGAATGTAACTCCATAAAAGTAagttaaaaattataattatacaAAGTATATCTATACTTAAATTCACAAAAAACGAGTTACTTACATGTTCAAATACGCTCCAATTCTTCTCACAACCTGACGAGCTACAAGTAAGACTTAGCACCTTGACCgcacacttttttaatgtcaggGCTGATGCTCCATATTGCATCCACCACTCcgctaatttataacaaaataatataaagaattAAAGATATGTTAAAAATTATGATCATACAAAGtatattaattttatattatttaccTAGTGCAATTTTTACTCTCATTTTCTTCGCTATCGGGTTCCCAAAGATCCCTTGTGCACTTCGGTATATTGGGAGCTCGGCATGaatcttcatctcctcatcctcaTTTAATCTAATTTATGAATACACAACATCAATCCACTCATCACTTCATCATCATTTTCCACATTCGGATTTTCATAATACAGGTCGGATTCAAGTAATGCCCAGCAGCATGCAAAGGTTGATGCAATTGGCAATTCCACCTCCAGTCAATGATTTTGAAGACTTATGCATACTTATCTTCTTTGTTTTTGAAAGCCTGAGCAATCGCCTCTTTTGCTCTATCCATCGCCTCATATAGGTAACCCATTGGAGGCTTTCTCTCTCCATCAACTAACTGAAGCACACTTAACAACGGACAACCAATTTTCACTACAATATCTATAGTGTTCCAAAAGTTAGGCGTCAATATAGTATTTTTCGTGTGCGTGCCTCCATCCAACTTTGAAAACTTGCTCTTGTTCCATTGTTCAGAagtgaacattttttttaaattcctcTTGTTAGCCTTAAAACAATTCAGGGTGATGAAAGCTGGGGAAAATCGGGTCTTTGCGGGCCTCACCATGTCCTTTTGCCCGGTGAACTCTCTCATCATATTAGGTAGCAAAGTACGATTGTAAATATACGTGTTCACCGCGATTGCCTTATCAAGTGTCCTTTTTAAATGTGGCAATTTGAAGATGTCTTCAAATATCAAATCTATGCAATGCGC
This window encodes:
- the LOC111906691 gene encoding uncharacterized protein LOC111906691, producing MFILFDRFIKQVSPRDVVQVVTDSASNNVFAGKLVEEKYPHIYWTPYAAHCIDLIFEDIFKLPHLKRTLDKAIAVNTYIYNRTLLPNMMREFTGQKDMVRPAKTRFSPAFITLNCFKANKRNLKKMFTSEQWNKSKFSKLDGGTHTKNTILTPNFWNTIDIVVKIGCPLLSVLQLVDGERKPPMGYLYEAMDRAKEAIAQAFKNKEDKLNEDEEMKIHAELPIYRSAQGIFGNPIAKKMRVKIALAEWWMQYGASALTLKKCAVKVLSLTCSSSGCEKNWSVFEHLHSKKRNRLEQQKLNDLVYIKYNRALRRWYNMRDMIDPIILDDANVLDPTEWLMGGEEEEEDAPVFEGENLTWGQVADAVGACEPPYSTRSRNRGAIDKSASSSRGRCLIDEDDDNNLCEEENDVAAYKDFELSSVQDDDELVCEDLDDI